The genomic DNA AGCGCGCCTGGCACGCCGGCGTTTCCTCGTGGGCCGGCGAAGACGACATCAATTCCTGCTCGATCGGCATCGAGATCATCAATCGCGGCCATGACTGGGGCTATCCGGAGTATCCGCTGCGCCAGATCGCCGCCGTGATCGCGCTGTGCCGCGGCATCATGCTTCGCCGCAAGGTGCCGGCCCACCGGGTGCTCGGCCATTCCGACGTCGCGCCCGCGCGCAAGAAGGACCCCGGCGAGAAGTTTCCGTGGCACTCGCTGGCCAATTCCGGCGTCGGCCATTGGGTCACGCCGGCTCCTGTCGTGCGCGGCGAGACCCTGATGCTCGGCACCATCAGCGACGAGGTGCTGAGCCTGCAGCAGGCGCTCGCCAGATACGGCTACGGCGTGCCGCTATCAGGCAAATACGACGCTGCGACCATGGAGGTCGTCACAGCGTTCCAACGTCATTTCCGCCCGGCACGGCTCGACGGCGTCGCGGACCATTCGACGCTGTCGACCTTGCAAGCGCTGCTGGCGAGCCTGCCGGCAGAGGGGACGCCGGTCGCGTCGAAGTAGCGGCGACGGCCACATAGTTCACTCTCGTGTCCCGGACGCGCTGCAGCGCCCTAGCGCTGCTGCGCAGAGCCGGGACCCGGTTGGCGACGCGAGCTCGCTCCGGAGAAATGGGCCCCGGCTCTGCAGTGCATCGTCGAAGTGA from Bradyrhizobium sp. CCBAU 53351 includes the following:
- a CDS encoding N-acetylmuramoyl-L-alanine amidase codes for the protein MRTFEPDSSIVSDIIPSPNFGERNKGRQPDMIVLHYTGMPDVEGALARLCTAGTEVSAHYVVLEDGRIVQCVSETKRAWHAGVSSWAGEDDINSCSIGIEIINRGHDWGYPEYPLRQIAAVIALCRGIMLRRKVPAHRVLGHSDVAPARKKDPGEKFPWHSLANSGVGHWVTPAPVVRGETLMLGTISDEVLSLQQALARYGYGVPLSGKYDAATMEVVTAFQRHFRPARLDGVADHSTLSTLQALLASLPAEGTPVASK